In Cydia fagiglandana chromosome 3, ilCydFagi1.1, whole genome shotgun sequence, the following are encoded in one genomic region:
- the LOC134680102 gene encoding Golgi phosphoprotein 3 homolog sauron yields MNRTEGLVQRKHVAKDNNSDGNLKENHDIDDKKNDKSYDDGDSKETRLTLMEEVLLLGLKDKEGYTSFWNDCISSGLRGCILIELGLRGRVELERAGMRRKGLLSRKVIVKSDTPTGDVLLDEALKHMKETDPPESVQSWIEYLSGETWNPMKLKYQLKNVRERLAKNLVEKGVLTTEKQNFLLFDMTTHPLTDNVVKCRLVKKVQEAALRRSVTDVAHADKRSLALLMLAHSADVLENAFAPLSDEDYELATRRVRTLLDLDFEAEAMRPEACEIMWAVFAAFTK; encoded by the exons atgaataGAACTGAGGGTTTGGTACAACGTAAACACGTTGCAAAAGACAATAATTCAGATGGTAATTTGAAAGAAAACCACGACATCGATGATAAGAAAAATGATAAAAGCTATGATGACGGAGATTCAAAAGAAACAAGATTGACATTAATGGAAGAAGTATTACTTTTAGGATTAAAGGATAAAGAG GGTTACACATCATTTTGGAATGACTGCATATCGAGCGGCTTGAGAGGATGTATTCTCATCGAACTGGGCTTAAGAGGTCGAGTAGAGTTGGAAAGAGCTGGTATGAGGAGAAAGGGACTGCTGTCTAGGAAAGTCATTGTAAAatcag ataCACCTACAGGAGATGTCCTATTGGATGAAGCTTTGAAACACATGAAAGAAACTGATCCACCAGAATCTGTACAAAGCTGGATAGAATATCTTAGTG GTGAAACATGGAATCCCATGAAACTCAAATATCAATTAAAAAACGTCCGTGAAAGGTTGGCTAAGAatttagtagaaaaaggtgTCCTGACGACTGAGAAACAAAACTTTTTGCTCTTTGATATGACCACGCATCCCCTGACAGACAACGTAGTGAAGTGCCGCTTAGTTAAAAAG GTGCAAGAAGCGGCGCTGCGGCGCTCTGTGACAGACGTGGCGCACGCCGACAAGCGGTCGCTGGCGCTGCTGATGCTGGCGCACTCGGCCGACGTGCTGGAGAACGCGTTCGCGCCGCTCTCCGACGAGGACTACGAGCTGGCCACGCGCCGCGTGCGCACGCTGCTCGACCTGGACTTCGAGGCCGAGGCCATGCGCCCCGAGGCCTGCGAGATCATGTGGGCCGTCTTCGCCGCCTTCACTAAATAA